A single Cannabis sativa cultivar Pink pepper isolate KNU-18-1 chromosome 7, ASM2916894v1, whole genome shotgun sequence DNA region contains:
- the LOC115697471 gene encoding trihelix transcription factor ENAP2 — translation MGDITESLTPSSATPVSSHSRPMPVREDCWSEEATSTLIDAWGRRYLELNRGNLRQKDWQDVADAVNALHGHTKKTHRTDVQCKNRIDTIKKKYKVEKARVSSSNGALSSSWTFFDRLDALIGSNQKKPSPSLSPSPPIAVPLHSSSSYRKNSSAATVASSALVALRQKRPALSAAPEEGFFRRNYSAMAAAAAAAEAEEDEDDLENEEDVEEEEEVEKERYSDDESVDGAGLRSLARAISRFGEVYEKVEAEKLRQMVELEKKRMQFAKDLEVRRMRMFMDTQLQLERIKRGKRSGSNDIYG, via the exons ATGGGCGACATCACGGAATCCTTAACTCCGTCCTCCGCCACTCCCGTCTCCTCTCACTCCCGGCCCATGCCGGTCCGTGAGGACTGCTGGAGCGAGGAGGCCACATCTACTCTCATCGACGCATGGGGCCGCCGCTATCTCGAGCTCAACAGAGGTAATCTTCGGCAGAAGGATTGGCAAGATGTGGCCGACGCTGTCAACGCTCTCCATGGCCATACTAAGAAGACCCACCGTACCGATGTCCAGTGTAAGAACCGAATCGATACCATTAAAAAGAAGTATAAGGTTGAGAAGGCTAGGGTTTCCTCTTCCAATGGGGCCTTATCTTCATCCTGGACTTTCTTCGATCGTCTAGATGCCTTAATTGGTTCCAACCAGAAAAAGCCCTCTCCTTCTCTATCGCCGTCGCCGCCGATCGCTGTTCCCCTTCATTCTTCATCTTCGTATCGGAAGAATTCGTCCGCGGCAACCGTTGCTAGTTCCGCTTTAGTGGCTCTGCGACAGAAGCGACCGGCCCTTTCTGCAGCCCCGGAAGAGGGGTTTTTCAGGAGGAATTACTCTGCAATGGCTGCTGCAGCTGCTGCGGCAGAGGCAGAGGAGGATGAAGATGATTTGGAGAATGAAGAGGAcgtggaggaggaggaggaggttgAGAAAGAGAGATATAGTGATGACGAGAGTGTAGATGGTGCAGGGTTACGGAGTTTGGCTAGGGCGATATCGAGGTTTGGTGAAGTGTACGAGAAAGTTGAAGCAGAGAAATTGAGGCAGATGGTAGAGTTGGAGAAGAAGAGGATGCAGTTTGCGAAGGACTTGGAGGTTCGAAGGATGCGGATGTTCATGGACACGCAGTTACAGCTAGAGAGGATCAAGCGTGGAAAGCGATCAGGATCTAATG ATATATATGGCTAG